A stretch of the Magnetococcales bacterium genome encodes the following:
- a CDS encoding PilZ domain-containing protein: MAEKGQFWRGLGYALGVNPRWIILATILTFFSIYTNYDGIVSLVSKQGELQKQWVEIKGRVEQVLGEARVANPDHPQTLHGLKMALELTVQQAIETFKKLPEDELSGIASSQDPRKGPRYWAKHFVVFGGYAEGLVDLPKVYANTDTSRNVNAILLGSGLNFNKSIEEKIRELMARYLQNFATTNRTILDDLDKLDQIMRPSERSVADMRRFMTLEYYDINTLVQHITVSFEENKQIYDEVAAELNKLIREHVAVLRQVDKYGNMPQVDYNISATVDVPAIEGIAALKKGVIPVASHKDIAALNRFLADEYGSAAASLILMSILAFSISLDLGELLLFVGFTIRTARRDEKIIEGKIKEVEVWNEKFINKIRGFFEKKEVWFALLSWLPKPSEILMRDALFMWLYSMDGELELSGGKAGRLTQWRIWLARLFRATVRKEVCYGLQAWDRALDRVQRGVAREKCLFLGVLYPGLRWDKELRKLSFLQLGAKVSQGMKRGQAQFEKSLKASCNIHLCELFVRRGGRSKDIKSPTQKDFELTLHMAYQELDPQTRRKRQEGSHPVPVGRSSSGGKGICPSCGAAGFVQAWHCVKTKTIEGCPVEHEDDGFLPWIQKKMVSFFIYYLFCPAWWAYYWLFCVSFVKDEKVFPWSRKKWLYEFCASSQGRIERSRVMSTEKKELNFEYILSKITSLRTEKVKDVIRNLDKFDRGWAKSWKLSICHYENILCDIEDEARMIRGLGKDANDVADEMQLYSRNASLGSMLYYESPHNFSLLEQFKAIEFQIEDALRRVSEVAAKDARKDQYLREIDEICADVNRLLAEVKMGLVSGDVDYQSWKLVGGDKVYQQIADETKVILASAQESKNMDIIEQGEDVIAQLNKLRIQSEQLRDQLLEAKVALSHPVVRSGSGTPPVNKVVDKPNTEPTYQLFAPSGVDDGLPMDARNEIPVAVGIMDDIFPEKESIRNSGKESWAVAVRTHRGGTPKERPAVTTQGRQSGYMVSRAQSRERGSGLVREAQEGALPFRSHAESVGSRRETERSLLKVESEFETQQGGVHRGMTADVSITGVRMTLHRADEKIKEGMEGSFRFLNLPGEEGFPCRVVRIKGNEMTLAIHTDTSRYGLLVMQEILSQHKIEISGSGQNTLTRS, from the coding sequence TTGGCCGAGAAGGGTCAATTCTGGCGGGGCCTGGGATATGCGCTGGGCGTCAATCCGCGTTGGATCATTCTGGCCACCATACTGACGTTTTTCTCCATATACACCAACTATGACGGGATCGTTTCGTTGGTGTCCAAACAAGGTGAATTGCAAAAGCAGTGGGTGGAGATCAAAGGGCGGGTCGAGCAGGTTCTCGGTGAGGCCCGTGTGGCAAACCCGGATCACCCTCAAACGCTGCACGGCCTGAAGATGGCCTTGGAGCTGACCGTTCAACAAGCCATCGAGACTTTCAAAAAGTTGCCGGAAGATGAACTCTCCGGGATCGCTTCCAGCCAGGATCCACGCAAGGGTCCACGTTATTGGGCCAAGCATTTTGTCGTGTTTGGCGGCTATGCGGAAGGTCTGGTCGATTTACCGAAGGTCTATGCCAACACGGATACGTCACGCAACGTGAATGCGATTCTGCTCGGCTCCGGATTGAATTTTAATAAAAGTATTGAAGAAAAAATTCGCGAGTTGATGGCCCGCTACCTGCAAAATTTTGCAACGACGAACCGGACAATTCTGGATGACCTGGATAAACTTGACCAGATCATGCGGCCCAGTGAACGTTCAGTGGCCGATATGCGACGTTTCATGACGTTGGAATATTATGATATCAATACGCTTGTGCAACACATTACCGTGTCTTTTGAAGAAAACAAACAAATTTATGATGAAGTGGCTGCCGAACTTAATAAGCTTATCCGGGAACACGTAGCAGTTCTGCGTCAGGTGGATAAATATGGTAATATGCCACAGGTTGATTACAACATTTCAGCGACCGTGGATGTGCCGGCCATTGAGGGGATCGCGGCTTTGAAAAAGGGAGTTATTCCTGTTGCTTCCCATAAAGATATCGCTGCCCTGAATCGTTTTCTTGCAGATGAATATGGCTCTGCTGCGGCCAGCCTTATATTGATGTCGATTCTTGCCTTTTCAATCTCGCTCGACCTTGGCGAGCTTCTTCTTTTTGTTGGTTTTACGATAAGGACTGCCAGGAGAGATGAAAAAATCATAGAAGGAAAAATCAAGGAAGTTGAGGTGTGGAATGAAAAATTTATCAACAAAATTAGAGGGTTTTTTGAGAAAAAAGAGGTGTGGTTCGCTCTTCTGAGTTGGTTGCCGAAACCTTCGGAAATATTGATGCGGGATGCCTTGTTCATGTGGCTGTACAGCATGGATGGGGAGCTGGAACTGTCTGGAGGAAAGGCGGGACGTTTAACGCAGTGGAGGATTTGGTTGGCACGTTTGTTCAGGGCCACTGTGCGCAAGGAGGTTTGTTATGGCCTGCAAGCCTGGGATCGTGCCCTGGACCGGGTTCAGAGAGGTGTGGCCCGGGAAAAATGCCTGTTTTTGGGCGTCCTGTATCCTGGCTTGCGCTGGGACAAGGAGTTGAGAAAACTCTCTTTTCTGCAATTGGGAGCCAAAGTGTCGCAAGGCATGAAAAGGGGGCAGGCACAATTTGAAAAAAGCCTGAAGGCGTCTTGCAATATCCATCTGTGTGAACTGTTTGTGCGTCGAGGAGGTCGCTCCAAGGATATAAAATCTCCAACACAAAAGGACTTTGAGCTGACCCTCCATATGGCCTACCAGGAGTTGGACCCTCAAACCAGACGCAAACGCCAGGAAGGTAGCCACCCTGTACCTGTGGGTCGTTCATCCTCAGGGGGTAAAGGTATTTGTCCATCATGCGGCGCCGCAGGATTTGTTCAAGCCTGGCACTGTGTCAAAACGAAAACAATCGAAGGGTGTCCGGTTGAACATGAAGATGATGGCTTTTTACCGTGGATACAGAAAAAGATGGTGTCATTTTTTATTTACTATTTATTTTGTCCAGCATGGTGGGCTTATTACTGGTTATTTTGTGTTTCATTTGTCAAGGATGAAAAAGTTTTTCCATGGTCTCGCAAAAAGTGGCTTTATGAATTTTGTGCCTCAAGCCAGGGGCGCATTGAGAGATCGAGGGTGATGTCGACAGAGAAGAAAGAATTGAATTTTGAGTACATTTTATCTAAAATAACCTCATTGAGAACTGAAAAAGTCAAGGATGTTATAAGAAATCTCGACAAATTTGACAGGGGTTGGGCAAAGTCATGGAAACTGTCTATCTGTCATTACGAGAACATTTTGTGTGATATCGAAGATGAAGCAAGGATGATTCGTGGTCTCGGTAAGGATGCAAATGATGTTGCAGACGAAATGCAACTGTATAGCCGGAATGCAAGCCTTGGGTCCATGTTGTATTATGAGAGTCCACATAATTTTTCATTGTTGGAGCAGTTCAAGGCTATCGAATTCCAAATTGAAGACGCACTACGGCGTGTCAGTGAGGTTGCCGCCAAGGATGCGAGGAAGGATCAATATCTTCGGGAGATAGATGAAATTTGTGCGGATGTCAACCGGTTGTTGGCGGAAGTCAAGATGGGTCTGGTCAGTGGGGACGTGGACTATCAGAGTTGGAAGCTGGTCGGCGGTGACAAAGTGTATCAACAAATTGCGGATGAAACGAAGGTGATTCTCGCATCTGCACAAGAGTCCAAAAACATGGACATTATCGAACAGGGCGAGGATGTGATTGCCCAACTCAACAAGCTGCGGATTCAATCCGAACAACTCCGAGACCAACTGTTGGAGGCCAAGGTTGCCTTAAGCCATCCCGTGGTACGATCAGGTTCCGGCACGCCACCCGTCAACAAAGTTGTTGACAAACCAAATACTGAACCGACATATCAACTTTTTGCTCCATCCGGCGTGGATGATGGATTGCCCATGGATGCACGCAATGAAATACCCGTGGCTGTTGGGATCATGGACGACATTTTTCCTGAAAAAGAGAGTATCCGCAACAGTGGAAAAGAGAGTTGGGCCGTTGCCGTCCGGACCCACAGAGGTGGTACGCCCAAAGAGAGGCCGGCTGTCACTACGCAGGGGCGTCAGTCAGGTTACATGGTCTCTCGGGCTCAAAGCAGAGAGAGAGGCTCGGGTCTTGTCAGGGAGGCTCAGGAGGGGGCTCTACCCTTCCGGAGCCATGCGGAGAGTGTCGGATCGCGCCGGGAGACGGAAAGATCGCTGCTGAAGGTTGAGTCGGAGTTTGAAACCCAACAGGGTGGTGTCCATCGTGGCATGACGGCGGATGTCAGTATCACGGGTGTCAGGATGACGCTGCATCGTGCTGATGAAAAAATCAAGGAAGGTATGGAAGGCTCCTTCCGCTTTTTGAATTTGCCGGGTGAGGAAGGATTTCCCTGTCGTGTGGTGCGGATCAAGGGAAATGAAATGACGTTGGCCATCCATACGGATACTTCACGGTATGGGCTCCTGGTTATGCAGGAAATTCTTTCCCAACATAAAATTGAAATTTCCGGGAGCGGACAGAATACGCTGACACGTTCATGA